The nucleotide sequence CCGGCTCAGTGCCGGAGGCGCTCGAGAAGCTGGAGGGTAGCCATTTCGACCTGGTCCTGACCGACCTGCGTCTACCGGGGCCTTCGGGCCTTGACCTCCTGGTCGAAGTGCGCACGCGGGCACCCGGGACGCGCACCATGTTGATGAGCGCGCACGCGGACGTCTACGCGGCTTCGGCCGCCATCGAGCGCGGCATCGACCAGCTCATCGTGAAGCCATTCGAGCTCGAGGACCTGCGGGCGCGGGTCACCGACTCGCTGGCCAAGCGCCGCGCAGCGCGCGAAGAGGTCGCCGAACGCGAGCGGCTGGAGTCGCGCCTGCGCCAGCGCGACACGGAGAGCAAGATCTGGGTCCTGCGCGCCGCTCACGCGCTGGCGAGCGCCGTGGAGGCGAAAGACGAGTACACCGCCGGCCACGCCGCCCGCGTGACCGCCTATGCGCTCACCATCGCCGACGACCTCGGCTCCATCGACCCCGTGCGCTTCCGCCTCGCCGGCGACCTGCACGACGTCGGCAAGATCGGCGTACCCGACAGCGTGCTCAACAAGCCGGACAAGCTCACCGAGGAAGAGTTCAACCTGATCAAGAAGCACCCGTCGACCGGGGCGCACATCCTCGAGCCGCTCATCGACGATCCCCTGGTGCTCGGTGTAGTCCGCTGGCATCACGAGCGGTGGGACGGGCGCGGCTACCCGGACGGGCTGTCCGGAACCGACATCCCCCTGCCGGCGCGAGTGCTCGCGGTGGCAGACACCCTGGACGCAATGACCTCGCACCGCGCCTACCGCAGTGGCCTGCCCTGGGAGACGGCGGTCGCGGAGATTCGGCGCTGCGCGGGGATGCAGTTCGACCCCACAGTGGTCGCCGCCTTCGAACGGGTGCTCCCCACGCTGGCCATGCAGTATGAGGACTTCTCCCGGAACTTCTCGAACTCGCCCGCTCTGGTTGCCTGAAGCGGGCTTGCCCGGCTGCGAGGCGGCCCCTATTACGGAAAGCGAGGGTTGTGGCGGCACGATGCCGCGCGCAGCCCTCGCGTTTCTCGTTAAGGGGGATGTCGATGGAGGATCCGATCGCCCGGTTCGTGGCGCTGCTCGACGAGGCTCGCGAGCTGGGCTTGCACGAGCCAACCGCAATGGCTCTCGCCACTGCCGACGCCGAGGGACGACCGTCGGTGCGGATGGTCCTGCTCAAAGGGGTCGACGAGCGCGGCTTCGTCTTCTACACCAACCTGGAGAGCCGCAAGGCGGAGGAGCTGAAGGCGAATCCTCGGGCGGCGCTCTGCTTTCACTGGGGACCGATGGAGGCCCAGGTCCGCGTCGAAGGCCCGGTGTCCCCCGTGAGCGACGCCGAAGCCGACGCGTACTTCGCCTCGCGACCGTATGGTAGCCAGATCGGCGCGTGGGCGTCGCGACAGAGCCGGCCGCTTCCGGACCGGGGGGAGCTGGAGGCCCGCATCCAGGAGTTCGAATCGCGCTACCCCGAGGGATCCGTCCCCCGCCCGCCCTTCTGGTCAGGCTTCCGAGTGCATCCGGAACGGATCGAGTTCTGGTCCGGGCGACCGAGCCGCCTGCACGATCGGCAGGTCTACCTGCGCATCGACGGAGGCTGGCGGGTCGAGCGCCTCTACCCCTGATTGGCGCCGCGCCGTCCGGATTCAACTCGCCCTGATTCACCCCGCCGGGATCAGCAGGCGGATCGGTCAGCGCCCACCCACTCCCCTTCCAGAAAGGGCTTGCTAGCGCCGGTCGCGTCGACCAGACGCAGGGGGGCTGCCCCGGAAGCGTTACCGGCCCGGGTCTGCAGCCTGACTCGTGCCGGCAACTCCAGCGGGGCGCGGAAGCGGGCCTGGAGGCGGCGCGTGTCCCGGCCAGTCGCCCGCATCATCTCGTGCGCCACCATCGCCAGCGCGCAGTGGC is from Longimicrobiaceae bacterium and encodes:
- the pdxH gene encoding pyridoxamine 5'-phosphate oxidase gives rise to the protein MEDPIARFVALLDEARELGLHEPTAMALATADAEGRPSVRMVLLKGVDERGFVFYTNLESRKAEELKANPRAALCFHWGPMEAQVRVEGPVSPVSDAEADAYFASRPYGSQIGAWASRQSRPLPDRGELEARIQEFESRYPEGSVPRPPFWSGFRVHPERIEFWSGRPSRLHDRQVYLRIDGGWRVERLYP
- a CDS encoding HD domain-containing phosphohydrolase is translated as MTTAKIKVPGSTHPDRILVVDDEPNICRLLQRYLGRLGYDVVTAGSVPEALEKLEGSHFDLVLTDLRLPGPSGLDLLVEVRTRAPGTRTMLMSAHADVYAASAAIERGIDQLIVKPFELEDLRARVTDSLAKRRAAREEVAERERLESRLRQRDTESKIWVLRAAHALASAVEAKDEYTAGHAARVTAYALTIADDLGSIDPVRFRLAGDLHDVGKIGVPDSVLNKPDKLTEEEFNLIKKHPSTGAHILEPLIDDPLVLGVVRWHHERWDGRGYPDGLSGTDIPLPARVLAVADTLDAMTSHRAYRSGLPWETAVAEIRRCAGMQFDPTVVAAFERVLPTLAMQYEDFSRNFSNSPALVA